One genomic region from Saprospiraceae bacterium encodes:
- a CDS encoding cation transporter: MSNKQTAINTTYFSIVGNFLLAAIKGVAGFFGNSYALIADAMESATDIFSSALVLFGLKYANRPADKNHPYGHGRAEPLVTFLVVGFLIVSATVIAYQSVKNIRTPHELPKAWTLIVLAILIVWKEFSFRLVMRKGDETNSSALKADAWHHRSDAITSVAAFIGITIALILGKGYESADDWAALFAAGFIYYNSYLIFRPALSEIMDENLYDELIDQIRHVSLQVEGIKNTEKCFIRKAGMEYHVDLHAKVAATISVKEGHDISHKLKDTLRKEIPSLGHILIHIEPYES; this comes from the coding sequence ATGTCCAACAAACAAACTGCCATCAATACGACCTATTTCAGTATTGTAGGCAATTTCCTTTTAGCAGCCATAAAAGGTGTAGCAGGATTTTTTGGCAATTCTTATGCCTTGATTGCTGATGCTATGGAGTCTGCCACTGATATTTTTTCATCTGCCTTGGTATTGTTTGGATTAAAATATGCCAATAGACCTGCTGATAAAAATCACCCATACGGCCATGGTAGGGCAGAGCCCCTGGTGACATTTCTGGTGGTGGGATTTTTAATTGTATCTGCCACGGTCATAGCATATCAAAGTGTAAAAAATATAAGGACGCCACATGAACTGCCTAAGGCCTGGACATTGATCGTCCTCGCAATATTAATAGTCTGGAAAGAGTTTTCCTTTAGGTTAGTGATGCGCAAAGGAGATGAAACTAACTCCTCTGCATTAAAGGCAGATGCCTGGCATCATCGCAGTGATGCCATCACCTCGGTTGCTGCATTTATCGGGATTACAATAGCTTTAATTTTGGGCAAAGGATATGAATCGGCCGATGATTGGGCTGCACTTTTTGCTGCAGGATTTATTTATTACAACAGCTATCTAATATTCAGGCCTGCTTTGAGTGAGATCATGGATGAAAATTTGTACGATGAATTGATCGATCAAATCCGGCATGTTTCGCTTCAGGTCGAAGGTATTAAGAATACAGAGAAATGTTTTATCCGTAAGGCAGGCATGGAATACCATGTCGACTTACATGCCAAGGTAGCCGCTACTATCTCTGTAAAAGAAGGCCACGATATTTCCCATAAGCTCAAAGACACTCTGAGAAAAGAAATTCCTTCTTTGGGTCATATATTAATCCATATCGAGCCTTACGAATCTTGA
- a CDS encoding TIM barrel protein yields the protein MKLFASILIFICALSQTNAQEVGIIMGTARGYMQDGVENALIKLKDMGIKYLEGAGARGMNRTEYKRLLDKYGFKVIASGVNFDKLENADSVKAIIENLKFYGAQYAVCYWIPHNGDDFTFADLEKGIAVFNKAGKQLSESGISLLYHAHGYEFRPYNGPGTMYDYFMEKTDPRYVNIEMDVFWMRNPGQDPASLMRKYPNRIPVTHLKDRMIGSVDNLNGRQDKERNVVLGQGDVNIAEVMKASKEIGVKYHFIEDESSRAAVQLPMHLAYLRSLDADVKAVELSVKYLVKAMIDADSLALRNLTSAELTYGHSNGKVEGRESFISDLVTKKIDMVSLDIKDQDVTVKGDVAWVRHIMSGELVNNGTPGSINLKMLLVWARENGVWKLLARQAVKA from the coding sequence ATGAAATTATTTGCAAGTATACTGATTTTCATATGTGCCCTTTCTCAAACCAACGCTCAGGAAGTAGGTATCATCATGGGCACTGCTCGTGGGTATATGCAGGATGGCGTAGAAAATGCGTTGATCAAACTCAAAGATATGGGCATCAAATATCTGGAAGGAGCAGGTGCCCGGGGTATGAACCGTACAGAGTATAAAAGATTGTTAGATAAATATGGTTTCAAAGTAATAGCATCCGGAGTAAACTTTGACAAACTTGAAAATGCAGACAGTGTCAAAGCCATCATCGAAAATTTAAAATTTTATGGTGCTCAGTATGCAGTCTGTTATTGGATACCGCACAATGGAGATGATTTTACCTTCGCTGACCTGGAGAAAGGAATAGCCGTCTTCAATAAAGCTGGTAAGCAGCTGTCGGAGTCTGGTATATCTTTACTGTATCACGCACACGGCTATGAATTCAGACCATATAACGGCCCTGGAACCATGTATGATTATTTTATGGAAAAAACGGACCCCAGGTATGTCAACATAGAGATGGATGTATTTTGGATGAGAAATCCCGGGCAAGACCCAGCCTCACTCATGCGAAAATACCCTAACCGTATCCCCGTCACCCATTTAAAAGACAGGATGATTGGTTCGGTAGATAACCTCAATGGCAGACAAGACAAAGAACGCAATGTCGTGTTAGGTCAAGGTGATGTCAATATCGCTGAAGTGATGAAAGCTTCCAAAGAGATCGGCGTAAAATATCACTTCATTGAAGACGAATCTTCCAGAGCTGCTGTGCAATTGCCAATGCATCTGGCCTATTTAAGATCTCTGGATGCTGATGTAAAAGCAGTAGAATTGTCCGTCAAGTATTTGGTCAAAGCGATGATCGATGCAGACTCTCTGGCCTTACGCAATCTGACCAGTGCGGAACTCACCTATGGCCATTCCAATGGTAAAGTCGAAGGTCGCGAATCTTTTATCAGTGACCTGGTAACCAAAAAAATAGATATGGTATCACTGGATATCAAGGATCAGGATGTCACCGTCAAAGGCGATGTCGCCTGGGTGCGTCATATCATGAGTGGCGAATTGGTTAACAACGGAACACCAGGAAGTATAAATCTAAAAATGTTATTGGTGTGGGCCAGGGAAAATGGAGTTTGGAAGTTATTGGCCAGACAAGCTGTAAAAGCATAA
- a CDS encoding L-alanine-DL-glutamate epimerase has product MKRRDFIDHAGKLVAMSAIGVTNAANGFNKTSPMKSQLSTIRIRNVNSNFEREPMHPYRFKGSVITEGWQVAAYLESESGIHKVGIGGQGTLWSDSTVFAAHSVAGGNALMYAMSERALQAMKGNSFSSPLQLLDDLLPEVFEYGKKITRNPNLRKTFALNALVCVDNAAWLLYAAENNLHQFDEMIPVAYQPGLSYRHTKVGSMPSFSVGTDPQKIKAAADQGYFIMKLKTGSSGTQKEMIEKDIAFLSAVHKAIGHYETPYTRNGKIPYYFDANERYDEKDTLSRFLDHARKIGAFDQIAAVEEPFGERNEMFVGDMGVTIAADESAHTVEDAAKRIEQGYGAIAVKAIAKTLSMTMKITQLAHEKNIPCFCADLTVNPILVDWNKNIAARLAPFPNLSIGLQETNGHQYYENWATMMTYHPKASSSWIKTQNGVYITDKTFYEESAGIFEPSPHYEEMFK; this is encoded by the coding sequence ATGAAACGCAGAGATTTTATAGATCATGCCGGAAAACTGGTAGCAATGTCTGCTATTGGCGTTACTAATGCCGCAAATGGTTTCAATAAAACAAGTCCAATGAAAAGTCAATTGTCTACCATCCGGATCAGGAATGTAAATAGCAATTTTGAGCGAGAACCGATGCACCCATATCGCTTTAAAGGGAGTGTGATCACGGAAGGCTGGCAGGTGGCCGCCTATCTGGAATCTGAATCTGGTATTCACAAAGTGGGTATCGGCGGACAAGGTACCTTATGGTCAGATTCCACTGTATTCGCAGCGCACTCCGTGGCAGGAGGCAATGCGTTGATGTATGCTATGAGCGAACGGGCACTCCAGGCCATGAAAGGAAATTCTTTTTCTTCGCCCCTCCAATTATTGGATGACCTTTTGCCTGAAGTATTTGAATATGGAAAAAAAATCACCCGCAACCCTAACCTAAGAAAAACTTTTGCGTTGAACGCTTTAGTGTGTGTAGACAATGCAGCCTGGTTATTATATGCAGCAGAAAATAATCTCCACCAATTTGATGAGATGATACCTGTAGCCTATCAACCAGGACTTTCGTATCGCCATACCAAGGTAGGTAGCATGCCCTCCTTTAGCGTCGGCACGGATCCTCAAAAGATCAAGGCAGCTGCGGACCAGGGATATTTTATCATGAAGCTCAAAACCGGCTCCTCCGGCACACAAAAAGAAATGATTGAAAAAGATATCGCATTTCTTTCGGCTGTTCATAAAGCCATTGGACATTACGAAACCCCCTATACCAGGAATGGAAAAATACCTTATTATTTTGATGCCAATGAACGGTATGACGAAAAGGATACGCTTTCCAGATTTTTGGATCATGCTCGGAAAATTGGGGCATTTGATCAAATAGCTGCTGTAGAAGAACCATTTGGAGAAAGAAATGAAATGTTTGTAGGTGACATGGGCGTCACCATAGCTGCGGATGAAAGCGCCCACACAGTAGAGGATGCTGCTAAAAGGATAGAGCAAGGGTATGGCGCCATTGCAGTAAAAGCGATCGCTAAAACTTTGAGTATGACGATGAAAATAACCCAGCTGGCTCACGAAAAAAACATCCCCTGCTTTTGTGCGGACCTTACTGTCAATCCTATCCTGGTAGATTGGAATAAAAACATTGCTGCCAGGTTAGCTCCATTTCCTAATTTGAGTATAGGTCTGCAAGAAACCAATGGCCATCAATATTATGAAAATTGGGCCACGATGATGACTTATCACCCCAAAGCCTCCTCCTCATGGATTAAAACACAGAACGGCGTCTATATCACGGATAAAACATTTTATGAGGAGAGCGCAGGAATATTTGAGCCATCACCTCATTACGAGGAAATGTTCAAATAG
- a CDS encoding c-type cytochrome produces MKKVFIYHSFHIAAVKLIVLVLFFSILIACKSNVPHLPTRAMDPWAFRSVLDKNPRMLTLAMDDDCFVAYDLARCTIYKAWKGGVTLEGAAYTDKKNVQPTSWGRAYFNDSLHLAEWSVTWPGKQISSQVVSKGYHFDQNRITLDYQIGLSTDDTIMISEQPEVVFKENGNVGLQRIFKTTGVPPGVSIVFHGVDGDIHLKSNASTTVLNFYEALPPQVPPIEQAEYDHRGRYWMEKSDCMTCHEYDIKTVGPSFQQIANQYPNEKSVIERLSLKVKQGGSGTWGTTVMNAHPQLAEKELKEMVAYILALKLDTDIQKKEGSGTKSAVVEEKLRPGFGASLEGIHPSYTVSTIHPAQFKPRVGGLAFMPDGRLLVTTWDAMGAVYMLDGVETGDTNKIKVTRIASGLAEPLGIEVVDGEVYVLQKQELTKLIDTDGDGIIDVYKTICNGWGVTADFHEFAFGLVYKDGFFYVTLSMAMRLMSYEKQKPDRGRTIKIAKDGSFEWVNFGLRTPNGIGLGVDNEIFVTDNQGEWEPGNKLIHVKKGDYHGMRWGLPDSLPSTTPVATPVIWLPENEIGNSPSEPVLIHEGPYKGQMLHGDVTHGGIKRDFIEKIKGQYQGAVFRFSQGLEAGVNRLRWGPDGALYIGGVGMVGGWSWQEKQYGLQRMQYNGKKTFEMLAVRLKENGFEIELTEPIKENTKVHAEDFLIQQWWYLPTANYGGPKMDLENLKITHLDISGDRTRLLLDIKGMKKEHVIYLRLPADLNSETGHALWSSEAWYTLNNFVD; encoded by the coding sequence ATGAAAAAAGTATTTATTTATCATTCTTTTCATATAGCGGCGGTTAAGCTCATTGTATTAGTATTGTTCTTTTCAATATTGATCGCCTGTAAATCCAATGTCCCACATTTGCCAACCAGAGCTATGGATCCCTGGGCTTTCAGGTCAGTATTAGATAAAAATCCACGGATGCTTACCTTGGCGATGGATGATGATTGTTTTGTAGCCTACGATCTTGCCCGATGCACGATTTATAAAGCCTGGAAAGGCGGTGTTACCCTCGAAGGAGCTGCCTATACAGATAAAAAAAATGTCCAGCCTACCTCCTGGGGCCGGGCGTATTTTAATGATAGCCTTCACCTCGCTGAATGGTCAGTTACGTGGCCGGGTAAACAAATTTCTTCTCAGGTGGTCAGCAAAGGTTATCATTTTGATCAAAATCGAATTACACTGGACTACCAAATAGGCCTATCTACTGACGATACCATCATGATTTCAGAGCAGCCGGAAGTTGTCTTCAAAGAAAACGGCAATGTTGGTCTGCAAAGAATATTTAAAACTACTGGAGTTCCACCGGGTGTCAGTATTGTATTTCATGGGGTAGACGGTGACATTCATTTAAAATCAAATGCTTCAACAACGGTGCTAAATTTTTATGAGGCTTTGCCTCCTCAGGTGCCACCGATCGAACAAGCTGAGTATGATCACCGGGGTCGTTATTGGATGGAAAAAAGCGATTGTATGACCTGTCACGAATACGATATCAAGACTGTAGGTCCATCCTTTCAACAAATCGCAAATCAATACCCTAATGAAAAATCAGTGATTGAACGACTATCGCTCAAAGTAAAACAAGGTGGCTCCGGTACATGGGGTACAACAGTGATGAATGCTCACCCACAGCTGGCAGAAAAAGAATTAAAAGAGATGGTAGCTTATATTCTGGCATTAAAGCTGGATACGGATATTCAGAAGAAAGAAGGATCAGGCACAAAAAGTGCGGTTGTAGAAGAAAAATTGAGACCAGGCTTTGGTGCATCCCTTGAAGGCATCCATCCAAGTTATACTGTAAGCACGATTCACCCGGCTCAGTTTAAACCTAGGGTAGGTGGTTTGGCATTTATGCCGGATGGCCGGCTTCTAGTGACTACCTGGGATGCCATGGGTGCCGTGTATATGCTCGATGGAGTAGAGACCGGTGATACCAATAAAATCAAGGTGACACGAATCGCCTCCGGTTTGGCTGAACCGCTGGGCATCGAAGTAGTAGACGGAGAAGTATATGTGCTTCAAAAACAAGAACTCACAAAGCTCATAGACACGGATGGTGACGGCATCATCGATGTGTACAAGACCATTTGCAATGGTTGGGGGGTAACGGCCGACTTTCACGAATTTGCTTTTGGCCTGGTGTACAAAGACGGTTTTTTTTATGTGACACTGTCTATGGCCATGCGCCTTATGTCTTATGAAAAACAAAAGCCGGATCGTGGCAGGACGATTAAGATTGCCAAAGATGGAAGTTTTGAATGGGTCAATTTTGGATTGCGCACACCCAACGGTATTGGCCTGGGAGTGGACAATGAAATATTTGTAACAGACAATCAAGGCGAATGGGAACCAGGAAATAAACTAATCCATGTCAAAAAAGGAGATTATCATGGTATGCGTTGGGGTCTCCCTGATTCATTGCCCAGTACTACGCCGGTTGCTACTCCTGTGATATGGCTGCCTGAAAATGAAATAGGTAATTCACCATCCGAACCGGTATTGATTCATGAGGGACCATACAAAGGACAGATGCTCCATGGAGATGTGACGCATGGCGGCATTAAGAGAGATTTTATCGAAAAAATAAAAGGCCAGTACCAGGGGGCTGTATTTCGTTTTTCTCAAGGATTAGAGGCAGGAGTCAATAGGCTACGATGGGGGCCGGATGGTGCCTTGTACATCGGTGGAGTAGGTATGGTAGGAGGCTGGAGCTGGCAGGAAAAACAATATGGACTCCAGAGGATGCAGTACAATGGCAAAAAGACTTTTGAAATGCTGGCTGTTCGCCTCAAGGAAAATGGGTTTGAAATTGAATTGACGGAGCCAATCAAAGAGAATACTAAAGTCCATGCTGAAGACTTTTTGATCCAACAATGGTGGTATTTGCCAACAGCCAATTACGGCGGTCCTAAAATGGATTTGGAGAATTTGAAAATTACTCACCTGGATATCTCCGGGGATAGAACCAGGTTATTATTGGATATCAAAGGCATGAAAAAAGAACATGTGATTTACCTGCGATTACCGGCTGATTTAAATAGTGAGACTGGCCATGCACTATGGTCTTCTGAAGCCTGGTATACTTTAAATAATTTTGTGGACTAA
- a CDS encoding carbohydrate binding domain-containing protein encodes MVLSTGLVWSCGVLQNDNPTQTITIDIDAKAPLVPIQPTMFGIFFEDINSGADGGLYAELVKNRSFEFEYPWMGWRHLPNPETRFNTINELTIMSNAQNHPNNTRYVRIDKRDTSADFGFQNEGFDGMGIKQNDSYDFSFWARNNTGNVRVKADLVDTSGHILGSVELEPNESIWKKWEGTIKSNSTEEHARLNVYFLGQGQLDIDHISVFPQDTWKGRKGGLRKDLVQLLADMKPGFMRFPGGCIVEGRTLDERYQWKKTLGNVEDRKLMINRWNMEFKHRPAPDYFQSFGLGFFEYFQLAEDIGAEPVPIISCGLACQFNSSETVPMDELDPYIQDALDLIEFANGDISSKWGSIRSAMGHPNPFNMKFIGVGNEQWGQEYFERYAQFAKAIKSSYPDMNIISGTGPFAEGELFESAEKELTKLKPEIVDEHYYKNPQWFLDNAGRYDNYDRARYKIFAGEYAAQSVATVSPDNRNTWECALAEAAFMTGLERNADVVYMSSYAPLFAHVNRWQWTPDLIWFDNLTAFGTANYYVQKMYATNTGTKTLSIKSNGQNMTGQHGLYGTASVDEDQHIVIVKIVNVQTQDVNVEIKLQGMVGQKTGRLISLHNKDLQSFNTIKDSDTIVPDEKDILLHDGSMTLKLAGSSFEVIRIPSL; translated from the coding sequence ATGGTATTAAGTACAGGTCTTGTTTGGTCCTGCGGAGTTCTACAAAATGACAATCCAACTCAAACAATAACTATCGACATTGATGCCAAGGCACCTCTGGTCCCAATCCAGCCAACCATGTTTGGTATTTTTTTTGAAGACATCAATTCAGGGGCAGATGGTGGTTTGTATGCAGAGTTGGTTAAAAACCGGTCCTTTGAATTTGAATATCCCTGGATGGGTTGGCGTCATTTGCCAAATCCTGAGACTAGGTTCAATACCATCAATGAACTCACTATTATGAGCAATGCACAAAACCATCCCAACAATACCCGCTACGTTAGGATAGACAAACGAGATACCAGTGCCGATTTTGGTTTTCAAAATGAAGGCTTTGACGGCATGGGTATCAAACAAAACGATTCCTATGATTTTTCTTTTTGGGCTAGAAACAATACAGGTAATGTAAGGGTCAAAGCCGACCTGGTAGATACTTCCGGCCACATATTGGGAAGTGTAGAATTGGAGCCAAATGAATCGATTTGGAAAAAATGGGAAGGCACCATTAAATCCAATTCAACGGAGGAGCATGCTCGATTGAATGTATATTTCCTAGGCCAGGGTCAGTTGGATATCGATCATATTTCTGTCTTTCCTCAAGACACCTGGAAGGGCAGAAAAGGTGGTTTGAGGAAAGATTTGGTGCAGTTATTGGCTGATATGAAACCGGGGTTCATGCGATTTCCGGGTGGTTGTATTGTTGAAGGACGCACCCTGGACGAACGCTATCAGTGGAAAAAAACGCTTGGAAATGTAGAAGATAGGAAGCTGATGATCAATCGTTGGAATATGGAGTTTAAACACAGACCCGCACCGGATTATTTTCAGTCCTTCGGTTTGGGATTTTTTGAATATTTCCAATTGGCAGAGGATATAGGTGCCGAACCGGTCCCAATTATTTCTTGTGGATTGGCATGCCAGTTTAATTCAAGTGAGACTGTGCCGATGGACGAATTAGACCCATATATTCAGGATGCGCTTGATTTGATTGAGTTTGCCAATGGTGATATATCCAGTAAGTGGGGTAGTATCAGATCGGCTATGGGGCACCCAAATCCATTTAATATGAAGTTTATTGGTGTAGGGAATGAGCAATGGGGTCAGGAATATTTCGAACGGTATGCGCAGTTTGCAAAAGCCATAAAATCGAGTTACCCTGACATGAATATTATATCAGGCACCGGACCATTTGCTGAAGGGGAATTATTCGAATCGGCGGAAAAAGAATTGACTAAACTGAAACCGGAGATTGTTGACGAGCATTATTATAAAAACCCACAATGGTTTTTGGATAATGCCGGACGCTATGATAATTATGATCGTGCCCGATACAAAATTTTTGCAGGTGAGTATGCGGCCCAAAGTGTAGCTACAGTGAGTCCTGATAATCGTAATACCTGGGAATGTGCTTTAGCCGAAGCTGCCTTCATGACGGGACTTGAACGCAATGCAGATGTAGTCTACATGTCCTCCTATGCCCCTTTGTTCGCACATGTCAATCGCTGGCAGTGGACCCCGGATCTCATTTGGTTCGACAATTTGACTGCCTTTGGGACAGCCAATTATTATGTCCAAAAAATGTATGCAACCAACACTGGTACCAAGACCCTATCTATAAAAAGTAATGGGCAAAACATGACGGGGCAGCATGGCTTGTATGGTACTGCTTCTGTAGATGAAGATCAACATATAGTGATTGTGAAAATAGTAAATGTGCAGACACAAGATGTGAATGTAGAAATCAAATTGCAAGGAATGGTAGGTCAAAAAACCGGAAGATTAATTTCATTACACAACAAAGATTTGCAGTCATTCAATACTATTAAAGACTCAGACACAATAGTCCCGGATGAAAAAGACATTTTACTGCATGACGGATCAATGACATTAAAATTAGCTGGATCCAGTTTTGAGGTAATCAGGATTCCATCATTATGA
- a CDS encoding dienelactone hydrolase family protein, producing MKIKCFVIGIFVFRSFLMTQGQPNGIQLDVHFPYKYMEEVLPGTQRLTLEGDLSVKMLDGAHRFIEEKIFNSVHDRAKMWHRDLSSFSAYEKSIESNRQRFMSCIGVQDKTKPPHNYSMGPEAENQKILMQRIAVNEDALIVAETAKYKVYQVRWTVLNDVYGEGLLLEPKSRPLANIIAIPDADNTPEQLAGLAPGIVAESQFARHFAENGYQVLIPVLISRSLLFAGKTQQQTHREWIYRQAFHMGKHIIGYEVDKVISAIDWFKQSKYKDLKIGVAGYNEGGLIAFYSGATDTRIDATLVSGYFNSRQQVWDEPIYRNVFGLLSEFGDAEIASLIAPRSLVIEHSIVPDIVDEVLKTTETPGVIGGSPFTGYKGRLSTPSYASVDSEYHRIPALTKPGFQPCYLLSGPDHQAVRYGSTAALNQFTQLLVQAPFIKISKNLPIDKRKTFDPKGRQIRQVKELEDHIQGLVRDSDQERNRFFLYKVMPEFEKRTWSSKAYHPYYSPDHFVKETIAYRKYFQEDIIGKFEDKLLPPNPQTRKIYDKERWSGYEVVLEVYPHLMAAGILLIPKDLMAGEQRPVVVCQHGRNGLPQELVEGNNTYYNDVAAKLADQGFIVYVPQNPYRGEDRYRWLDRKANTIRKTLFSFIISQHDQTLRWLASLPFVDKSRIAFYGLSYGGETAMRVPSVLEGYCLSICSGDFGDWTRKVADTHYKASFMNTLEWEMPYFNMGNTFSYTEMAYLIFPRPFMVERGHDDLVQPDEWVAYEYGKVKYVYDQFNLGDRTSIEFFNGGHSMRNDGTFKFLHQHLNWP from the coding sequence ATGAAAATTAAATGCTTCGTGATTGGGATATTCGTTTTTAGAAGCTTCCTGATGACACAAGGACAACCTAACGGTATACAACTGGATGTACATTTTCCATATAAATACATGGAAGAAGTGCTTCCCGGTACCCAACGACTGACCCTCGAAGGTGATCTATCTGTAAAAATGCTGGATGGAGCACATCGATTTATCGAAGAAAAAATTTTCAATTCAGTACACGATCGTGCTAAAATGTGGCATCGTGATTTGTCCTCTTTTTCTGCTTATGAAAAATCAATCGAGTCAAACCGGCAACGCTTTATGAGTTGTATTGGGGTGCAAGATAAAACCAAACCGCCACACAATTATTCCATGGGGCCTGAAGCTGAAAACCAGAAGATATTGATGCAACGAATTGCTGTCAACGAGGATGCATTGATCGTAGCAGAAACGGCAAAATACAAAGTATATCAAGTCAGGTGGACTGTATTAAATGATGTCTATGGCGAAGGTCTGCTGCTTGAACCCAAGTCCAGGCCTTTGGCAAACATCATAGCTATCCCAGATGCAGATAACACGCCGGAGCAACTAGCAGGACTTGCCCCGGGCATAGTTGCTGAATCACAATTTGCCAGGCATTTCGCAGAAAATGGTTACCAGGTGCTGATTCCGGTACTTATAAGCAGATCATTGTTGTTTGCCGGTAAAACGCAGCAGCAAACGCATCGTGAATGGATATACAGACAGGCATTTCATATGGGAAAGCATATCATTGGGTATGAGGTAGATAAGGTCATATCAGCTATAGATTGGTTCAAGCAATCAAAATATAAAGACCTAAAGATTGGGGTTGCTGGATATAATGAAGGTGGCCTCATTGCCTTTTATTCCGGAGCGACCGATACAAGGATAGATGCAACTTTGGTCAGCGGCTATTTTAATTCCAGACAACAAGTTTGGGATGAGCCTATCTATCGCAATGTGTTCGGATTACTTTCAGAATTTGGAGATGCCGAAATTGCTTCTTTAATCGCTCCACGCTCCTTGGTCATAGAGCATAGTATAGTGCCAGATATCGTCGATGAAGTCTTAAAGACCACTGAAACGCCAGGTGTCATAGGTGGTTCGCCATTTACTGGATATAAAGGAAGATTAAGTACACCATCTTACGCTTCAGTCGATTCGGAGTATCATCGCATCCCTGCTTTGACAAAGCCAGGCTTCCAACCATGTTATCTCCTGAGCGGTCCGGATCATCAAGCAGTTCGATATGGATCAACAGCGGCCTTAAACCAATTCACTCAGCTTCTGGTACAAGCACCATTCATTAAAATTTCTAAAAATTTACCTATAGATAAACGAAAAACATTTGATCCTAAAGGTCGGCAGATCCGTCAGGTAAAAGAACTCGAAGATCATATCCAAGGGCTGGTTCGTGATTCAGATCAAGAACGTAACAGATTTTTCCTGTACAAGGTGATGCCGGAGTTTGAAAAAAGAACCTGGAGTTCAAAAGCATATCATCCCTATTATTCGCCGGATCACTTTGTTAAAGAAACTATTGCTTATCGAAAATATTTTCAGGAAGACATCATCGGAAAATTTGAGGATAAACTGCTGCCCCCAAACCCTCAGACCCGGAAAATTTATGATAAAGAACGGTGGTCCGGATACGAAGTAGTGTTGGAGGTATATCCCCATTTGATGGCTGCCGGTATACTCCTGATACCAAAAGATCTGATGGCGGGTGAACAACGACCGGTAGTAGTCTGTCAACATGGACGCAATGGCCTGCCTCAGGAACTCGTCGAAGGGAACAATACATATTATAATGATGTAGCAGCTAAATTGGCTGATCAGGGTTTCATCGTATATGTACCACAAAATCCATATCGGGGCGAAGACAGGTACAGGTGGCTTGACAGAAAAGCAAATACCATCAGGAAAACCTTATTCTCCTTTATAATATCCCAACATGATCAAACGCTACGGTGGCTCGCCTCACTGCCTTTTGTTGATAAATCCCGTATTGCATTCTATGGACTGAGTTATGGTGGTGAAACAGCGATGCGTGTGCCATCTGTGTTGGAAGGCTATTGTTTATCCATATGTTCTGGTGATTTTGGTGACTGGACGCGAAAGGTGGCAGATACACACTACAAAGCGAGCTTTATGAATACCCTGGAGTGGGAAATGCCTTATTTTAATATGGGCAATACCTTCAGCTATACTGAGATGGCTTACCTTATTTTTCCGCGCCCTTTTATGGTCGAACGTGGACATGATGATTTGGTGCAGCCGGATGAGTGGGTGGCGTATGAATATGGCAAGGTAAAATATGTATATGACCAGTTTAATCTTGGAGATAGGACTTCAATAGAGTTCTTTAACGGAGGACATTCCATGCGAAATGATGGGACTTTTAAATTTTTGCACCAGCATCTTAATTGGCCTTGA